The following are encoded together in the Plasmodium reichenowi strain SY57 chromosome 3, whole genome shotgun sequence genome:
- a CDS encoding DNA-directed RNA polymerase subunit I, putative, translating into MDGFNDNYLNEDEDFMGDEFGQGIDSDDGENYENDIDIITDHQIKKDNKSDYENSEANEDNIRITSPYLTKYEKARIIGTRALQISMNAPLTIPIETSNDMINSKNEYDNYLNNDPLVIAEKELYNKSIPFILRRYLPNGSYEDWRLDELIID; encoded by the exons a tGGATGGTTTTAATGATAATTACTTAAATGAGGATGAAGATTTTATGGGGGATGAATTTGGTCAAGGTATTGATAGTGATGATGGTGAGaattatgaaaatgatATTGATATAATAACAGATCATCAAATAAAGAAAGACAATAAATCAGATTATGAAAATTCTGAGGCtaatgaagataatattaGAATAACTAGTCCATATTTAACTAAATATGAGAAGGCTAGAATTATAGGTACTAGAGCTTTACAAATAAGTATGAATGCACCTTTAACCATACCTATAGAGACATCAAATGATATGATAAATAGTAAAAATGAGtatgataattatttaaataatgacCCTTTAGTTATAGCTGAAAAggaattatataataaatcaatACCATTTATTTTAAGAAGATATTTACCGAATGGAAGTTATGAAGACTGGAGATTAGATGAACTTATAATTGattga
- a CDS encoding palmitoyltransferase, putative, which produces MNDNESLDSEVLEKQYEIIKYAKYQDFIRLQILIQPYLLNNDIETLNSINILHWACYCGFTELVKKLISFNCDIEKEDLVNNDTPIYYAIKNSNYEIVLLLIKCFGISILFHKNRRRMSPFLTAICEFNEDKILEALHILELLYMNGVSLEEQNEHGQTALFLSVKKNNISTLQWLLTKEVNINHRDFYGNTVLHIAVRHCDIDILRLLCDYGCLNMVYYSSIENKNTNVFQLCIKNRYFLVYILLKKWVLQNKICSKLKICKTIYAFYFWFFAILNLIVYFNIAHSFSIINKYHFKSLIWITIWLFQQFLWCMLYFKSPGFYKENYMFNKNKKNVQSSKYKNSNPMYNGTFKTNAEYQLNNIEKEIFQINKKLISTNFNTLTPINHDQALSNKYNDILINLEYQKLSLYSQVSQERINSLDEDYRNAILYNQNPRNICVTCNIIKPPRVHHCAECFHCIVHQDHHCVWVDNCIGIKNQRCFYMFIFCIFVLLLYNYYYVYLYFHLFQATINYAFGSLVILCNFINITLFAFITYLFARNTRTILTNVTFYEHYKKPNHITDKYNTDLRCWDFQNLNLKGILKNIYYFWSLNYDEPYIRQCTKTSNDVCYTLISNT; this is translated from the exons atgaatgatAACGAGAGCTTAGACAGCGAGGTACTAGAAAAAcaatatgaaataataaaatacgCGAAATATCAAGATTTTATAAGACTGcaaatattaatacaaCCATATCTTTTAAACAATGACATAGAAACGTTGAATTCTATAAACATCTTACATTGGGCATGTTATTGTGGTTTCACAGAGCTTGTAAAGAAATTGATAAGTTTTAATTGTGatatagaaaaagaagattTAGTAAATAATGATACTCCTATTTATTATGCAATTAAAAATAGTAATTACGAAATAgtcttattattaataaaatgcTTTGGTAtatctattttatttcataagAATAGAAGGAGAATGAGCCCATTCTTAACAGCTATATGCGAATTTAATGAAGATAAAATTTTAGAAGCTCTACATATAttagaattattatatatgaatggTGTTAGTCTAgaagaacaaaatgaaCATGGACAAACTGCTTTATTTTTAAGTgttaagaaaaataatataagtaCTTTACAATGGCTATTAACCAAAGAAGTAAATATTAATCATAGAGACTTCTATGGCAATACTGTTTTACATATAGCTGTACGACATTGTGatattgatatattaaGATTATTATGTGATTATGGCTGTTTAAATATGGTTTATTATTCATCtattgaaaataaaaatacaaatgtTTTTCAattatgtattaaaaatagatattttctagtatatatattattaaaaaaatgggtattacaaaataaaatatgctccaaattaaaaatatgtaaaacCATTTATGCCTTTTATTTTTGGTTTTTCGCAATATTAAATCTTATTGTTTACTTTAATATAGCTCACTCATTTTCTATTATCAACAAATATCATTTTAAATCACTCATTTGGATTACTATATGGTTATTTCAACAATTCTTATGGTGCATGCTGTACTTTAAATCACCAGGATTTTAcaaagaaaattatatgttcaataaaaataaaaaaaatgtacaaagtagcaaatataaaaattctAATCCAATGTATAATGGAACCTTCAAAACAAATGCAGAATATCAacttaataatattgaaaaggaaatatttcaaattaataaaaagcTTATTTCTACGAATTTTAATACGCTCACACCTATTAATCATGATCAAGCTTTATCCAACAAATATAATGACATCTTGATAAATCTAGAGTATCAAAAATTGTCTTTATATTCTCAGGTTTCTCAGGAAAGAATAAATTCCTTGGATGAGGACTACAGAAATgcaattttatataatcaaaaCCCAAGg AATATTTGTGTGACCTGCAATATTATAAAACCTCCAAGGGTTCATCACTGTGCTGAATGTTTCCACTGCATAgt acATCAAGATCATCACTGCGTATGGGTTGATAACTGCATAG GAATAAAAAACCAGCGCtgtttttatatgttcatcTTTTGCATATTTGTTTTACTACTATATAATTActattatgtttatttatatttccatTTATTCCAAGCAACAATCAACTAT GCTTTTGGATCGTTGGttattttatgtaattTCATTAACATAACTTTATTTGcatttattacatatttatttgcAAGAAATACAAGAACGATTTTGACGAATGTCACTTTTTACGAGCACTATAAAAA acCTAATCATATAACCGATAAATACAATACCGATTTAAGATGTTGGGATTTCCAAAATTTAAACTTAAAAGGAATATtaaa aaacatttattatttttggTCCTTAAATTATGATGAACCATATATTAGACAATGCACAAAAACG TCTAATGATGTGTGTTATACATTAATATCAAACACATGA
- a CDS encoding spindle pole body protein, putative — protein sequence MMNREKLIKLLEKENKNRMNIKNVKFRDCHCMFNNYSQCYVNVKNKYENKDFWKYENIYGNDNIIKRSVQEEEEKKKWIEDNYNKESSLEFTYPYRYESNRNIFLIINSENINLGNSCVYNNDLIYIIHNNKRYEHMNLPKRTKKKKKKKKRKTKETKRKKRTLHNMKNDTFGSVTSMNDEKDYMKYNQDYHDKDDDDYEDDDDYEDDDDYEDDDYDDDDDYDDDEDYDDDEDNYNNSYDNSYDNGYDNQYNTKHNKKKINPMYNSTIFETSNMNFCVKNEKRKKKEKQKNSIDKRNIIYSDDDSDNNYEHIFTHINSDLFFLSISNDHIEKENNLYIQNEQFINYDDVIFRKFKFHKNLFVNMDSCNSWIIIKKSILINEYITRSQKNDLVDINDVLYDVVNMYHRIYNCYTRLYINDDFLLINNKTKEILGVQNVASHINDTTSNNMNNMNNMNNMNNMNNMNNMNNIDNIDNVNNINNYNMREHLKRIEKKNKINNYNNNNNDDDELGTTDTGDDMLSNNYEYNEESKYYKLVLIKKMTLKHLFNNQTDINILFSFHNACLSNYNKLDENYSYLLINNYNLNNKSDHLINISRKKNYTLDHTNNTYNNSNTNIITKNYSNNNNNNDNNILSNELYSYFNNYLTKKIVENYSTYSLYIKECLLIIDILYILNNTYGNLIYIKEYYKYDHENYYTNVISNIVQKKKNEKRKKKNYKNIYDNSKENNRKQSNSIYSISSFSQKNYKNNNMINMKNLHGEEIPDDSMSSSNISSSNMSSSNKSSHNSATSYDIPKMRNRNKNNLNYINRKQLNNDLIYFFPKYKLIIHPTLLNVNEQNNSNIEIAREILYLGIYIRKIQKFIEINKRSQSCNFTFDIFCCCLSNISAHILNHINRIEENVRNIYNFTKINMKHNNTNNYNNNNNNNNSSNSNHNNNNNNFIHNDDLSLCLFDEYKLSTCSDPEEKKIFFSINNLFHKNIQDFNLFFNINIEKAEDISLYKIKISVLPLIQIGKLLNKIINKIIKKKKINNSKYLIDLIYNLQEYLNPDDINKKVLLYLLKNITTPLFDFIKNYIFYGKVKDTYKEFFIHENKHITPYYKQNHKPYFNNMYKYIFKKYIDLSTNYWGAKYIILNDKVPKFLKKLSNHIFITGKYIDVLSACSKILNIQRKTSFYLIEQNGYKNINENIDINMDINQNNRNGFLFPKDVIYKRIYNENINNEQYTNDDNIINPYFYNNFYKSERETQHVMNRQIINGKVKYNYMSLPYEDEYYEHNKNDEKNKSCFLIYDNDKKVYENLIHNQHLYASKKMFELYIKKIDIKEKIKHHYFFFFLQISDYLKYFYILSHEYLEKLYHYKKNNILNKLKNFFDISIRSSVLYHLKYKKDYNVAISDIFSIMDNVNLIIDLRKFQISNEQQGLNKESVNNYEEVHDSDDNDYNNNGNEYNNYEEGYNDDEEERNNYLNKNDYDEEENDDDEDDDEDDEDDNDEYKEYENDNGNDNYDEADSDHNNYNNTNENFHDDQVHNNSFNIKNNPLHMNNANNQKKQHYSEEYYKTKNERIIKKNAELKNKGAIKKKKKITKKKKNVSKLNELRRNKTKTNTNNTNSMNNTNNMKRTNNNVDDMSGNPLKNIKNNFILKNIHNNNVPLNMNVEIYKGLILSYKNMFPYNLIFNNITIFKYTLIFRVLNYCKYIEHKLTEVWLNHMFVKNINLNEECTNNLMICIHTRECMIHFLKCYLYHIQNDVIKSEYNNMNNKLKETLIFDDIIHIHNTYLNNILKYSFIMDNNIITCILKLISISHIFTRHILKFNFDKNEQIENITNHDNVKSNVLNPNTTHINNHAHNQHHHNNKYNNKNNYHKKIIQELLRDKAYISMIQNTIKHYDKHFKNFFLLLTEYVNNNIDEYAHNFLIKLDYNFYYTNKYKLSYQNPTSFNNDINSEYINDNCNDNCNDNLDDSNDTRQATKENVNGTSYNNNVSKYNHMQTSNNPIESNSVQIKRKKNLLLMNDTNYNNIDLNNHSNINDMNNMNLMNKGNNMNLMNKGENYNLYRENITSEINNHSPNEYRNNIISNHNNNSNNNSNYHQINYSLHRFSNNNNNNIKVQSELHNLNDKSNFNKKDNYNINDTNNNNYHYTNNTSPKSSNEKNKIYNNHPINYIRNDYNKNILNNNKDTILSENPYLKEKNHIPFQNKNHDTPSPLHINNFNQDENNNISPLNYSKLKKFNTSYNNNENIKNINLSNIDLDSIDNSRYSSKYNP from the coding sequence atgatgaatcgagaaaaattaattaaacTCTTAGAAAAAGAGAATAAAAATCGCatgaatataaagaatGTGAAATTTCGTGATTGTCATTGTATGTTTAATAATTACTCCCAGTGTTATGttaatgtaaaaaataaatatgagAATAAAGATTTTTGGAAATATGAAAACATTTATGgaaatgataatataataaaaagaagtgtacaagaagaagaagaaaaaaaaaaatggatagaagataattataataaagaaagtAGTCTTGAATTTACTTATCCTTATAGATATGAAAGTAATcgaaatatatttttaataattaatagtgaaaatataaatttagGAAATTCCtgtgtatataataatgatttgatatatattatacataataataaaaggtATGAACACATGAACTTACCCAAGAGGAcgaaaaagaaaaaaaagaagaaaaaaagaaaaacaaaagaaacaaaaagaaaaaaaaggactttacataatatgaaaaatgaCACATTTGGTTCTGTTACTAGTATGAACGATGAAAAGgattatatgaaatataatcAAGATTATCATGATAAAGACGATGATGATTatgaagatgatgatgattacgaagatgatgatgattatgaagatgatgattatgatgatgatgacgATTATGACGATGATGAAGATTATGACGATGACGAGgataattataacaataGTTATGATAATAGTTATGATAATGGTTATGATAACCAATATAACAcaaaacataataaaaaaaaaatcaatCCCATGTATAATAGTACCATATTCGAAACTAGCAATATGAATTTTTGTgtgaaaaatgaaaagagaaaaaaaaaagaaaaacaaaaaaactCAATtgataaaagaaatattatatattctgATGACGATTcagataataattatgaacaTATTTTTACCCATATAAATTCAgatttgttttttcttaGTATTTCCAATGATCatatagaaaaagaaaataatttatatatacagaatgaacaatttataaattatgatgatgTTATTTTTAGAAAATTCAAATTTCATAAAAACTTATTTGTAAATATGGATTCATGTAACTCTTGgatcataataaaaaaaagtatcCTTATTAATGAATACATAACACGGTcacaaaaaaatgatttagTAGATATAAATGATGTCTTATATGATGTAGTCAATATGTATCATcgtatatataattgttatACGAGGCTTTATATTAATGATgattttttgttaataaataataagacaaaagaaatattagGTGTTCAAAATGTTGCCTCACATATAAATGACACAAcaagtaataatatgaacaatatgaacaatatgaacaatatgaacaatatgaacaatatgaacaatatgaacaatataGACAATATAGACaatgtgaataatataaataattataacatgcgtgaacatttaaaaaggatagaaaaaaaaaataaaataaataattataataataataataatgatgatgatgagCTAGGTACAACCGATACTGGTGATGATATGTTATCCAATAATTATGAATACAATGAAGAATccaaatattataaattagttttaataaaaaaaatgactTTGAAAcatctttttaataatcaaactgatattaatattttatttagTTTTCATAATGCATGTTTAagtaattataataaattagatgaaaattattcttatttattaattaataattataatttaaataataaaagtgaTCATCTCATAAACATATcaaggaaaaaaaattacacATTAGATCATACgaataatacatataataattctaatacaaatataatcacaaaaaattacagcaataataataataataatgataataatatattaagtAATGAACTATATTCGTATTTTAATAACTATTTAACCAAAAAAATTGTTGAAAATTATTCAACATAcagtttatatattaaagaatgcttattaattattgatatattatatatccTAAATAATACTTATGgaaatttaatatatattaaagaatattataaatatgatcatgaaaattattatacaaatgTAATATCTAACATtgttcaaaaaaaaaaaaatgaaaaaagaaaaaaaaaaaactataaaaatatttatgataattcaaaagaaaataatagaaaACAAAGTAACTCTATTTATTCTATATCCTCATTTAGccaaaaaaattataaaaataataatatgattaatatgaaaaacTTACATGGAGAAGAAATACCAGACGATTCTATGTCTTCATCAAATATATCTTCATCGAATATGTCATCGTCAAATAAATCATCTCATAATTCTGCAACATCATATGACATACCTAAAATGAGAAACagaaacaaaaataatttaaattatataaacagAAAACAACTCAACAATGATcttatatacttttttccaaaatataaattaattattcATCCAACATTATTAAATGTGAACGAACAAAATAATAGCAATATTGAAATTGCTAgagaaatattatatttaggtatatatataagaaaaatacaaaaatttattgaaattaataaaagaagCCAATCATGTAATTTCACGtttgatatattttgttgTTGTTTATCTAATATTAGTgcacatatattaaatcatataaatcgaatagaagaaaatgttcgaaatatatataattttacaaaaattaatatgaagcataataatacaaataattataataataataataataataataatagtagtaatagtaatcacaataacaataacaataatttTATCCATAATGATGATCTATCTTTGTGCCTTTttgatgaatataaattatcTACTTGTTCTGACCCtgaagaaaagaaaattttttttagtattaataatttgtttcataaaaatattcaagactttaatttattctttaatataaatatagaaaagGCAGAAGACATTTccttatataaaataaaaataagtgTATTACCATTAATTCAAATAGGcaaattattaaataaaattattaataaaattattaaaaaaaagaaaattaataattccAAATATCTAATtgatttaatatataatttacaagaatatttaaatcctgatgatataaataaaaaagtgctcttatatttattaaaaaatattactaCTCCGCTATTcgattttataaaaaattatatattttatggAAAGGTTAAAGATACATATAAAGAATTCTTTATACATGAGAATAAACACATTACACCGtattataaacaaaatCATAAAccatattttaataatatgtataaatatatattcaaaaaatatattgacTTGTCTACCAATTATTGGGGAGctaaatatattatattaaatgataagGTACCcaaatttttaaaaaagttatcaaatcatatttttataacagGGAAATATATTGATGTATTATCAGCATGTTctaaaattttaaatatacaaagaaaaacatcattttatttaatagaacaaaatggatataaaaatataaatgaaaacattgatataaatatggatatcaatcaaaataataggaatggttttttatttcctaaagatgtaatttataaacgtatatataatgaaaatataaataatgagcaatatacaaatgatgataatattatcaatccatatttttataataatttttataaatcaGAAAGAGAAACACAACATGTAATGAATAGACAAATCATAAATGGGAAggtaaaatataattatatgagTTTACCATATGAAGATGAATATTatgaacataataaaaatgatgaaaaaaataaatcttgttttttaatatatgataatgataaaaaggTTTATGAAAATCTAATACATAATCAACATTTATATGCATCAAAAAAGATGTTTGaactatatataaaaaaaatagacataaaagaaaaaattaagcatcattatttttttttctttttacaAATAAGTGATTATctaaaatatttctatatattatctcATGAGTatttagaaaaattatatcattacaaaaaaaataatatattgaataaattaaaaaatttttttgatatttcTATTAGATCATCTgtattatatcatttaaaatataagaaagATTATAATGTTGCTATTTCGGATATTTTTAGTATTATGGATAATGTAAATTTAATCATTGATCTAAGGAAGTTTCAAATATCAAATGAGCAACAGGGACTAAATAAAGAAAGtgtaaataattatgaagaAGTTCATGAtagtgatgataatgattataacaataatggtaatgaatataataattatgaagaAGGGTACAACgatgatgaagaagaaagaaataattatcTCAATAAAAATGACTATGAcgaagaagaaaatgatgatgatgagGATGATGATGAggatgatgaagatgataatgatgaatataaagaatatgaaAACGACAATGgtaatgataattatgatgaGGCCGACTCtgatcataataattataataatactaatGAGAATTTTCATGATGATCAAGttcataataattcttttaatataaaaaataatccATTACATATGAACAATGCaaataatcaaaaaaaaCAGCATTATAGTgaagaatattataaaactAAAAATGAAAGGATTATCAAGAAAAATGCagaattaaaaaacaaaggtgccataaaaaaaaaaaaaaaaattacaaagaaaaaaaaaaatgtatcTAAATTGAATGAACTACGAAGAAATAAAACTAAAACTAATACAAACAATACAAACAGTATGAATAATACAAACAATATGAAGAGAACAAATAACAATGTAGATGATATGTCTGGTAACCCCTTAaagaatattaaaaataatttcatcttaaaaaatatacataataataacgtaccattaaatatgaacgtggaaatatataaaggaTTAATTTTATcctataaaaatatgtttccatataatttaatatttaataatataacaatatttaaatataccTTAATTTTTAGAGTATTAAAttattgtaaatatatagaacATAAATTAACAGAAGTGTGGTTAAATCATATgtttgtaaaaaatataaatcttAATGAAGAATGtacaaataatttaatgATATGTATACATACAAGAGAATGTAtgattcattttttaaaatgttatttatatcacATTCAAAATGATGTTATCAAATCAGAATATAACAAcatgaataataaattaaaagaaacattaatatttgatgatataatacatatacataacacatatttaaataatatattaaaatattcatttataatggataataatattattacatgtatactaaaattaatatctatatcacatatatttactagacatatattaaaatttaattttgataaaaatgaacaaatagaaaatataacaaaCCATGATAATGTTAAGTCAAATGTACTTAATCCGAATACAACTCATATTAATAACCATGCACATAATCAGcatcatcataataataaatataacaataaaaataattatcataaaaaaattatacaagAATTATTAAGAGACAAAGCATATATTTCTATGATTCAAAATACAATTAAACATTATGATAAgcattttaaaaatttcttTCTTCTATTAACAgaatatgtaaataataatattgatgaATATGCTCataattttcttataaaattagattataatttttattatactaataaatataaattatcataTCAAAATCCTActtcttttaataatgatataaactcagaatatataaatgataattgTAATGATAATTGTAATGATAATTTAGACGATTCTAATGATACTAGACAAGcaacaaaagaaaatgtaAATGGAACAagttataataacaatGTCTCAAAGTATAATCACATGCAAACAAGCAATAATCCTATAGAATCGAATAGTgtacaaataaaaagaaaaaaaaatttattactTATGAATGACacaaattataataatattgatctaaataatcatagtaatataaatgatatgaataatatgaatttaatgaataagggtaataatatgaatttaatgaataagggtgaaaattataatttatatagGGAAAACATTACTTCTGAGATAAACAATCACAGCCCAAATGAATACaggaataatataattagtaatcacaataataatagtaataataatagtaattatcatcaaataaattataGTTTACATAGATTCAGcaataacaataataacaatattaagGTACAATCCGAATTACACAATTTAAATGACAAATccaattttaataaaaaagataattataatattaatgatacaaacaacaataattatcattatacTAATAATACATCGCCAAAAAGttcaaatgaaaaaaataaaatatataataaccATCCCATTAATTATATCAgaaatgattataataaaaatatattaaataataataaagatacCATTTTAAGTGAAAATCCTTATctaaaagaaaagaatcATATACCatttcaaaataaaaatcatGATACACCTTCTCCTTTacacataaataattttaatcAAGATgaaaacaataatatatctcctttaaattattcaaaattaaaaaaatttaatacatcatataataacaatgaaaatataaaaaatattaatttaagTAATATTGATCTTGACAGTATAGATAACAGTAGATACAGTAGTAAATATAATCCATAA
- a CDS encoding lipoamide acyltransferase component of branched- chain alpha-keto acid dehydrogenase complex, putative, with translation MFVKNVLNVLRRIEGKSFKGRHYLNTSAIHFKIVKCKLFDIGEGISEVEITKWNKNEGDQVSEMESLLTVQSDKAAVDITSKYSGVLVKKYLNENDMLKVGSYFCEIDTYDDIIERDEEEVENEENNKREEDDKSDLSLNDDVSNNDYIKASPGVKRKANEYKVNLNKVGDYFNKVNISLEDLELYYNNVVKNECSNNMNNNDMDIIDEVSLKGIKLAMCKSMNESLQVPLFHLNEMCIINNLIKMRKAYKEQQKNLQTKETNITITCILIKLISNVLKEFPILNSKFNFKTNTYTMYKNHNISIAVDTPHGLLVPNIKNVQNKNILDIQKDLLSLRDKANNMQLSKSDITNGTITVSNFGAISGTFATPIVFDNQACIIGIGKMEKKLLLKDESNDLNSLNDILVADTINFTFGADHRYIDGATLAQFSKMLKMNIENCASLGPLLE, from the coding sequence atGTTTGTGAAGAATGTACTAAACGTGCTTAGGAGAATCGAGGGAAAATCATTTAAAGGCCGCCATTACCTGAACACGAGTGCAATACATTTTAAGATTGTGAAATGCAAATTATTTGATATAGGGGAAGGGATATCAGAAGTGGAAATTACCAAGTggaataaaaatgaagGTGATCAAGTAAGTGAAATGGAGAGTTTGTTGACTGTACAAAGTGACAAAGCTGCTGTAGATATAACTAGTAAATATAGTGGTGTATTggtaaaaaaatatttaaatgaaaatgatatgTTAAAAGTTGGATCATATTTCTGTGAGATAGATACATATGATGATATTATTGAAAGAGATGAAGAAGAAGTAGAAAACgaggaaaataataaaagagaAGAAGATGATAAAAGTGATTTAAGTTTAAATGATGATGTTAGCaataatgattatattaaaGCATCTCCAGGTGTTAAAAGAAAAGCAAACGAATATAAAgtaaatttaaataaagttggtgattattttaataaggTTAATATAAGCTTAGAAGATTTggaattatattataataatgttgttaaaaatgaatgtagtaataatatgaataataatgatatggATATTATTGATGAAGTATCATTAAAAGGTATAAAATTAGCTATGTGTAAAAGTATGAATGAATCTTTACAAGTACcattatttcatttaaatgaaatgtgtatcataaataatttaataaaaatgagaAAAGCATATAAagaacaacaaaaaaatttacaaaCAAAAGAAACTAATATAACTATTACATGTATacttataaaattaatatctAATGTATTAAAAGAATTCCCAATTTTAAATTCcaaatttaattttaaaacTAATACTTATACTATGTATAAGaatcataatatatctatagCTGTTGATACTCCTCATGGATTATTAGTAccaaatataaaaaatgttcagaataaaaatattttagaTATTCAAAAAgatttattatcattacGTGATAAAGCAAATAATATGCAACTTAGTAAAAGTGATATTACTAATGGTACAATAACTGTTAGTAATTTTGGAGCCATATCAGGAACCTTTGCTACTCCTATAGTATTTGATAACCAAGCATGTATAATAGGTATAGGcaaaatggaaaaaaaattacttTTAAAAGATGAATCCAATGACTTAAATTCTTTAAATGACATATTAGTTGCTGATACTATAAACTTCACCTTTGGAGCTGACCATAGGTATATAGATGGAGCAACCTTAGCTCAGTTTTCtaaaatgttaaaaatgaatattgAAAATTGTGCATCCCTAGGACCACTATTGGAATAA